Proteins found in one Canis lupus baileyi chromosome 18, mCanLup2.hap1, whole genome shotgun sequence genomic segment:
- the SLC25A40 gene encoding mitochondrial glutathione transporter SLC25A40 isoform X4, which yields MDLESEGPQIIKVTPVQQMLASCTGAILTSLMVTPLDVVKIRLQAQNNPFPKGKCFVYSNGLMDHLCVCEEEGNKAWYKKPGRFQGTLDAFFKIVRNEGIKSLWSGLPPTLVMAVPATVIYFTCYDQLSALLRSKLGENESRIPIIAGIVARFGAVTVISPLELIRTKMQSKKFSSKELHRFVSKKVSEDGWISLWKGWAPTILRDVPFSAMYWYNYEVLKKWLCAKSGLYEPTFMINFTSGALSGSIAAVATLPFDVVKTQKQTQLWIYESHKIKKN from the exons ATGGATCTTGAATCAGAGGGACCACAGATTATCAAAGTGACACCTGTTCAACAAATGCTTGCCTCTTGCACTGGAGCTATCCTGACATCACTAATGG TGACACCCCTCGATGTGGTTAAAATTCGACTCCAGGCTCAAAACAACCCATTCCCCAAAG GAAAATGTTTTGTATATAGTAATGGACTTATGGATCATCTATGTGTCTGTGAAGAGGAAGGCAACAAAGCATGGTATAAGAAGCCAGGACGTTTCCAGGGTACATTG GATGCCTTTTTTAAAATCGTTCGAAATGAGGGCATTAAATCCCTGTGGAGTGGCCTTCCCCCTACCTT AGTGATGGCAGTTCCTGCCACAGTTATTTATTTTACCTGCTATGATCAATTATCTGCTCTTCTGAGATCAAAATTAGGAGAAAATGAAAGTCGTATACCAATTATTGCTGGAATTGTTGCCAGAT TTGGTGCAGTAACTGTGATAAGTCCATTAGAATTGATTAGAACCAAGATGCAATCTAAGAAGTTTTCTTCCAAAGAATTGCATCGATTTGTCAGCAAGAAAGTGTCTGAAGATGGTTGGATTTCCCTTTGGAAGGGCTGGGCTCCTACTATTCTTAGAGATGTACCATTCTCAG caATGTACTGGTACAACTATGAAGTTTTAAAGAAGTGGTTGTGTGCAAAATCTGGTCTATATGAACCAACATTTATGATCAACTTTACTTCAGGGGCATTGTCTGGTTCT ATTGCAGCTGTTGCAACTTTGCCATTTGATGTggtaaaaacacaaaagcagacacaactTTGGATATATGAAAGTCATAAAA TTAAAAAGAACTGA
- the SLC25A40 gene encoding mitochondrial glutathione transporter SLC25A40 isoform X1 has protein sequence MDLESEGPQIIKVTPVQQMLASCTGAILTSLMVTPLDVVKIRLQAQNNPFPKGKCFVYSNGLMDHLCVCEEEGNKAWYKKPGRFQGTLDAFFKIVRNEGIKSLWSGLPPTLVMAVPATVIYFTCYDQLSALLRSKLGENESRIPIIAGIVARFGAVTVISPLELIRTKMQSKKFSSKELHRFVSKKVSEDGWISLWKGWAPTILRDVPFSAMYWYNYEVLKKWLCAKSGLYEPTFMINFTSGALSGSIAAVATLPFDVVKTQKQTQLWIYESHKISMPLHMSTWAIMKNIVAKNGFAGLFTGLIPRLIKIAPACAIMISTYEFGKTFFQTQNARRQQY, from the exons ATGGATCTTGAATCAGAGGGACCACAGATTATCAAAGTGACACCTGTTCAACAAATGCTTGCCTCTTGCACTGGAGCTATCCTGACATCACTAATGG TGACACCCCTCGATGTGGTTAAAATTCGACTCCAGGCTCAAAACAACCCATTCCCCAAAG GAAAATGTTTTGTATATAGTAATGGACTTATGGATCATCTATGTGTCTGTGAAGAGGAAGGCAACAAAGCATGGTATAAGAAGCCAGGACGTTTCCAGGGTACATTG GATGCCTTTTTTAAAATCGTTCGAAATGAGGGCATTAAATCCCTGTGGAGTGGCCTTCCCCCTACCTT AGTGATGGCAGTTCCTGCCACAGTTATTTATTTTACCTGCTATGATCAATTATCTGCTCTTCTGAGATCAAAATTAGGAGAAAATGAAAGTCGTATACCAATTATTGCTGGAATTGTTGCCAGAT TTGGTGCAGTAACTGTGATAAGTCCATTAGAATTGATTAGAACCAAGATGCAATCTAAGAAGTTTTCTTCCAAAGAATTGCATCGATTTGTCAGCAAGAAAGTGTCTGAAGATGGTTGGATTTCCCTTTGGAAGGGCTGGGCTCCTACTATTCTTAGAGATGTACCATTCTCAG caATGTACTGGTACAACTATGAAGTTTTAAAGAAGTGGTTGTGTGCAAAATCTGGTCTATATGAACCAACATTTATGATCAACTTTACTTCAGGGGCATTGTCTGGTTCT ATTGCAGCTGTTGCAACTTTGCCATTTGATGTggtaaaaacacaaaagcagacacaactTTGGATATATGAAAGTCATAAAA TTTCTATGCCTTTGCATATGTCAACCTGGGCTATCATGAAGAACATTGTTGCTAAGAATGGATTTGCAGGATTATTTACAG GCCTCATTCCCCGTTTAATTAAAATTGCTCCTGCTTGTGCCATTATGATCAGTACCTATGAATTTGGGAAGACTTTTTTCCAGACTCAAAATGCTCGAAGACAGCAATACTAG
- the SLC25A40 gene encoding mitochondrial glutathione transporter SLC25A40 isoform X3 has translation MDLESEGPQIIKVTPVQQMLASCTGAILTSLMVTPLDVVKIRLQAQNNPFPKGKCFVYSNGLMDHLCVCEEEGNKAWYKKPGRFQGTLDAFFKIVRNEGIKSLWSGLPPTLVMAVPATVIYFTCYDQLSALLRSKLGENESRIPIIAGIVARSMYWYNYEVLKKWLCAKSGLYEPTFMINFTSGALSGSIAAVATLPFDVVKTQKQTQLWIYESHKISMPLHMSTWAIMKNIVAKNGFAGLFTGLIPRLIKIAPACAIMISTYEFGKTFFQTQNARRQQY, from the exons ATGGATCTTGAATCAGAGGGACCACAGATTATCAAAGTGACACCTGTTCAACAAATGCTTGCCTCTTGCACTGGAGCTATCCTGACATCACTAATGG TGACACCCCTCGATGTGGTTAAAATTCGACTCCAGGCTCAAAACAACCCATTCCCCAAAG GAAAATGTTTTGTATATAGTAATGGACTTATGGATCATCTATGTGTCTGTGAAGAGGAAGGCAACAAAGCATGGTATAAGAAGCCAGGACGTTTCCAGGGTACATTG GATGCCTTTTTTAAAATCGTTCGAAATGAGGGCATTAAATCCCTGTGGAGTGGCCTTCCCCCTACCTT AGTGATGGCAGTTCCTGCCACAGTTATTTATTTTACCTGCTATGATCAATTATCTGCTCTTCTGAGATCAAAATTAGGAGAAAATGAAAGTCGTATACCAATTATTGCTGGAATTGTTGCCAGAT caATGTACTGGTACAACTATGAAGTTTTAAAGAAGTGGTTGTGTGCAAAATCTGGTCTATATGAACCAACATTTATGATCAACTTTACTTCAGGGGCATTGTCTGGTTCT ATTGCAGCTGTTGCAACTTTGCCATTTGATGTggtaaaaacacaaaagcagacacaactTTGGATATATGAAAGTCATAAAA TTTCTATGCCTTTGCATATGTCAACCTGGGCTATCATGAAGAACATTGTTGCTAAGAATGGATTTGCAGGATTATTTACAG GCCTCATTCCCCGTTTAATTAAAATTGCTCCTGCTTGTGCCATTATGATCAGTACCTATGAATTTGGGAAGACTTTTTTCCAGACTCAAAATGCTCGAAGACAGCAATACTAG
- the SLC25A40 gene encoding mitochondrial glutathione transporter SLC25A40 isoform X2 produces MDLESEGPQIIKVTPVQQMLASCTGAILTSLMGKCFVYSNGLMDHLCVCEEEGNKAWYKKPGRFQGTLDAFFKIVRNEGIKSLWSGLPPTLVMAVPATVIYFTCYDQLSALLRSKLGENESRIPIIAGIVARFGAVTVISPLELIRTKMQSKKFSSKELHRFVSKKVSEDGWISLWKGWAPTILRDVPFSAMYWYNYEVLKKWLCAKSGLYEPTFMINFTSGALSGSIAAVATLPFDVVKTQKQTQLWIYESHKISMPLHMSTWAIMKNIVAKNGFAGLFTGLIPRLIKIAPACAIMISTYEFGKTFFQTQNARRQQY; encoded by the exons ATGGATCTTGAATCAGAGGGACCACAGATTATCAAAGTGACACCTGTTCAACAAATGCTTGCCTCTTGCACTGGAGCTATCCTGACATCACTAATGG GAAAATGTTTTGTATATAGTAATGGACTTATGGATCATCTATGTGTCTGTGAAGAGGAAGGCAACAAAGCATGGTATAAGAAGCCAGGACGTTTCCAGGGTACATTG GATGCCTTTTTTAAAATCGTTCGAAATGAGGGCATTAAATCCCTGTGGAGTGGCCTTCCCCCTACCTT AGTGATGGCAGTTCCTGCCACAGTTATTTATTTTACCTGCTATGATCAATTATCTGCTCTTCTGAGATCAAAATTAGGAGAAAATGAAAGTCGTATACCAATTATTGCTGGAATTGTTGCCAGAT TTGGTGCAGTAACTGTGATAAGTCCATTAGAATTGATTAGAACCAAGATGCAATCTAAGAAGTTTTCTTCCAAAGAATTGCATCGATTTGTCAGCAAGAAAGTGTCTGAAGATGGTTGGATTTCCCTTTGGAAGGGCTGGGCTCCTACTATTCTTAGAGATGTACCATTCTCAG caATGTACTGGTACAACTATGAAGTTTTAAAGAAGTGGTTGTGTGCAAAATCTGGTCTATATGAACCAACATTTATGATCAACTTTACTTCAGGGGCATTGTCTGGTTCT ATTGCAGCTGTTGCAACTTTGCCATTTGATGTggtaaaaacacaaaagcagacacaactTTGGATATATGAAAGTCATAAAA TTTCTATGCCTTTGCATATGTCAACCTGGGCTATCATGAAGAACATTGTTGCTAAGAATGGATTTGCAGGATTATTTACAG GCCTCATTCCCCGTTTAATTAAAATTGCTCCTGCTTGTGCCATTATGATCAGTACCTATGAATTTGGGAAGACTTTTTTCCAGACTCAAAATGCTCGAAGACAGCAATACTAG